DNA sequence from the Rhodococcus sp. 4CII genome:
GCTCGCGCCGCCCAGAACTGGGTGGTCCACGCCAGTGCGAGGGGGATGACGATCAAGACGATGAACGCGGTGACGAACGGGCCGACCTCGACGATGTCGGACAGGTCCGAACCCAGGAACAGCACGAGAAATACCGGGAGCAGCAGCATCTGGGTGAGCAGCAGCAGCGGGGTCGCGGCGAGCAGGCGGCGGCTACTGCCACCGGCCAGCCCGGAGAAGACGATCACGTAGTCCACACACGGGCACAGCAACACCAGCAGCACACCGACCCGCACGGCCTGATCGGCGGGCAGGAAGGTGAACATCGCAGCGACGACGAGCGGAACCACCACGAAATTCACGACCATCGTGGCCGACAGGAACCGGCCGTCACGCAGGGACCGCAGCAGCTCGGCGGCCGGCACCTGCAGGAACGTCACGAACAGCAGCGCGCCGAGGACCGGGTTGATCGCGTGCTCGAGACCGGGGCCCGCTGCCGGTGCGGCCCAGCCGATCCCGGCGCCGGCGACCATCGCCGCGAGGTAGATCGCCACCTGGTGATGTTCCATTCGTGCGACCACACCCTGCGGCTGCGTCACTGCCTCGTCTCCCTCATCGGTTCGTTTTCCGCACCCGCGCTCGCTTCCCGGGCGCCGTCATTGTCGCCCACCCGGATCGGCGACCGGTCATCGTGGCTCGGGCGCGGTCCGCTCCTCCCGGGCGCCGGAAATTGTGGGTATCGGCAGATCCGCAGCCGGCGCGGCCGGCGCGGGGGGGGGGGGGGGGCAGGACGCGGGTGCGGAGCGGCGATGACGGAGCGTCCAGCCCAGTGCGACTGCGGCGACGAGCGCCACCACGGCCAGCGCGGGCACCCACACCGCGCCAACCGCGAATGCCGCGGTCAGTCCGCCCAGGACCGAGAGGATCGGCCCCGCGCAGCACACCGCGCATGCCCCGACCGCGGCGACACCCAGCCCGGCTGCCTTCCACCGCGCGGCGCCGGGTCGGCCGGTCGCCGTCATGCTCTCACTCCGAACAGCTCGGTCACCAGCGGCGCGGCCGCCTCTGGGGCGCGCACACTCAACACGAGCGCGCCGGGGGTCAGCTGCATCGTGAAGTCGAAGAACGCGCAGCAGCCCTGCTCGGCCGCGGCGAGGCGCGCCACGTCGGCGACCAGGTCCGGGTCGGCCGGGAACCGCAGCCGGAGCCCGCCGTCGATGTCCTCACGGCCCGTCGCCGAGTCCAGCACCTGCCGCCACTGCTGGATCCGTTCGCCCTGCTCGTCACCGCCCAGGGTGCAGGCCACCGGTACCTCCGGTCTGCCGGCGATCGTCGGGGTCGGGTCGGGTCGGGTCCGGGTGAAGGCGACCGTGACCGGTGCCGCCGGGGCGGTGGAAAGGCAGCCGCAGTCGGGTCCGCAAGCCCCCGCCGGCGGCGGCTGTGACAGGTCGGTGCGGACCCGGGTCAGGTGCGCCGAGAACGCGGAGAGCTCGGCGATCCGGCGGTCCGCCTCGGTGATCCGGTCGGTGATCATCGGCAGCATCCGCTGCCGCACGTGCGCGCAGACCCCCTGTTCCCACACCTCGAGCAGCTCCCGGATTTCCTCGAGCGGCAGCCCGAGGTGTTTGGCCGAGGAGATGAACGCCAACCGGTCCACCGCGTCGTCGTCGTAGACCCGGTATCCCGACGCGGTCCGCGCCGCGGGCAACAGGCCCGCGGTCTCGTAGAACCGCAGGGTCGTGGCCGGCACCGCGGCGAGCTCCGCGAGCTGGGAAATCCTGTACGTGCCCATGCCACCGACGGTAAACCTTCGCCTCGACTCGAAGGTCAAGTCGAAAGATGCGTGAGACCGCGAGGCGCTATCAGACTGTCAGGGCGCTGCGGCGTTCGAGGAAGACGGTGTCGCGCCAGATTCCGTCGAGTTGGGCGATGCGCTCGCGCACCCCGATGGTGCGGAATCCCGCCGAGTGGTGCAGGGCGATGCTGGCCCGGTTCTCCGGGAAGATCGAGGTCTGCAGCGTCCAGATACCGGCCTCGTCGGCGGCGATGACCTGGGTGCGCAGCAGGGCCTTGCCGACGCCGCGCCCGCGCATCCCGTCGGCGACGTAGACGGAGTTCTCGGCCACTCCCTGGTAGCAGTCCCTCCCGGAGGTCGGAGACAGCGCCGCCCAGCCGACCACGACGTCGTCGATCTCGGCGACCCACCGATGGCCGGGCAGCCACTGCGCGTCCAGGGTTTCCCGGGTGGGGACTTCGGTGGTGAAGGTGGCGGTGCGGGTGGCGATCCCCTCGCCGTAGATCCGGCGCACCGTCTCCCAGTCCTGCTCGCGCATCGGGCGGACGGTCACGTCGTCGGGGAGGTCGTCCGGGCAGCACGGGCGCGGGGTCAGCACCCCCATCACCGCATCGGCGGCGTGCGGGAGGCCGGTGCAGCAGGACGGGTTCACTCTGACGACGGTGCTGGTGCGGTCCTTGTGGACGGTGACGAAGCCGACGTCGGCGAGCTTGCGGACGTGGTGCGAGACGGTGGGCTGCCCGATCCCCAGCGCCTCGGCCAACTCACCGACGGTGATGCCCGCGGGATGGCTGGCGACCTGATGCAGCAGTCGCACTCGGGTCGGGTCGGCGAGGCAGGCGAACCACCCGGCGTAGGTGGCCGCGTCGTCCGGCGCCAACGCATCCGCCTGCTCGGCGCCGGGGGTGCGGACGGCCGGCATGTCCAGGGAAGTCATGGGTTCACTATATCGATATCCGTCGATGGTTGCATTCATCGACAGATGTCGATACTCTCCGAACTTAGAGGATCGATGAACGTCGATGGAAGGATTTTCGAGATGAACACCTTGCCCGTAGTCGTCGTAGGGGCCGGACCGGTCGGCCTGGCCGCCGCGGCGCAGCTGCGTGAGCGCGGCCTGACGCCGCTGGTCTTCGAACGCGGGGAGAGCGCCGGTGCGGCGATCGCGGAGTGGAATCACGTGCGGCTGTTTTCCCGCTGGGGTGAACTGATCGACCCCGCCGCCCGCCGCCTCCTCGATGCCATCGACTGGGCCGCCCCGGACGAC
Encoded proteins:
- a CDS encoding bile acid:sodium symporter, with translation MEHHQVAIYLAAMVAGAGIGWAAPAAGPGLEHAINPVLGALLFVTFLQVPAAELLRSLRDGRFLSATMVVNFVVVPLVVAAMFTFLPADQAVRVGVLLVLLCPCVDYVIVFSGLAGGSSRRLLAATPLLLLTQMLLLPVFLVLFLGSDLSDIVEVGPFVTAFIVLIVIPLALAWTTQFWAARAESGRTTSAAATSLMVPLMAATLLVVVASQVPKLEGRVADVAAVVPFYVVFLVVMAFAGLLVARLFRLDPPSGRAVVFSGATRNSLVVLPLALALPDQLAVAAVVVVTQTLVEVVGMVVYVRLVPRLLPAATDTSPAPA
- a CDS encoding heavy metal-responsive transcriptional regulator, which produces MGTYRISQLAELAAVPATTLRFYETAGLLPAARTASGYRVYDDDAVDRLAFISSAKHLGLPLEEIRELLEVWEQGVCAHVRQRMLPMITDRITEADRRIAELSAFSAHLTRVRTDLSQPPPAGACGPDCGCLSTAPAAPVTVAFTRTRPDPTPTIAGRPEVPVACTLGGDEQGERIQQWRQVLDSATGREDIDGGLRLRFPADPDLVADVARLAAAEQGCCAFFDFTMQLTPGALVLSVRAPEAAAPLVTELFGVRA
- a CDS encoding metalloregulator ArsR/SmtB family transcription factor, whose translation is MTSLDMPAVRTPGAEQADALAPDDAATYAGWFACLADPTRVRLLHQVASHPAGITVGELAEALGIGQPTVSHHVRKLADVGFVTVHKDRTSTVVRVNPSCCTGLPHAADAVMGVLTPRPCCPDDLPDDVTVRPMREQDWETVRRIYGEGIATRTATFTTEVPTRETLDAQWLPGHRWVAEIDDVVVGWAALSPTSGRDCYQGVAENSVYVADGMRGRGVGKALLRTQVIAADEAGIWTLQTSIFPENRASIALHHSAGFRTIGVRERIAQLDGIWRDTVFLERRSALTV